The Gossypium hirsutum isolate 1008001.06 chromosome D06, Gossypium_hirsutum_v2.1, whole genome shotgun sequence genome contains the following window.
actttgactctctaaaaatgataaattttttatttaatatcttttaaaaattataaaattatatttttactatcataaaaatataaattttaattttaattctctaattttttttaaaaattttgtcctAAATGAAAAAGATGTCAAATAAGACAAAACCAAGACAATGGGTCACATTGGTTTTATCACTGTATTTTCTTTgtcaaatacaaaatataagTTTGATTCAATATGGGCAGTCTTTCATATGGAGGAgaagaaactaaggaaaatatgGAGGAGGAGAatacttttatttgttttaacccATCTTCAATAAAAACCCTATTATTTAGGGGCGAGTGTTGGatcaaatcgagtcgagtgaaaaaattttgagttaattaaattgatgagttctattttattattctaactcaatttgaaataaGACTCGAGTCGAGccgaatcgaatcgagtgaaattgttcaaatttaattaaaaaattaagcatatcaaattaaaatcttgctatagtataactaattccatgtaaccatatataaatttgaaaccatatgtatttgaaaactttttcaaagcaaaataataataaattcgtTATTttgataaacttgaataattaattagcTTATTTAGGTTGCTAAATTATtatcttagaaaatttttagttttttaaaatataaattttggaatttttataattattttgaatttttgaaaatttttataatttttgttgagagagagaccatttttttctgatttttaaaACTTGACACTGACTAAAAGGGTATTAGCACtaattttttattcgaattataaaatttaactcgattcaaactcgaaatttgaattacttatttgagttaactcaaataattcaaataactcaaacaattcgattcgattaactcaaaattcgattttttgaatcgaatcgagttttactcaccCCTACTATTATTTACatctatttatattatatatcttCTTTCaagttaaattatatatattaatccgGCATCAATTTAGCTgagtaataaataaaatacccTTTTATAGAAAGTATTTTTTTTCAAAGATGTATttctataaaaatcaataaaaaaagtttttaataaataaagtactttttattttacaatttcatccaaaacttcatttacCTCTATATAACCTTttagtaaatatatttattatataattttttcacCTATATCATGGATGCGATATAATCTAatctaatactattatttaaatgtttGACAATTCGGTGTCACGTATCAATAGAATCTCGCTCAATTGAAAATTTATCAGAAACtcgtttcttttataaaataagaaatattattatGGGGAtgctttatgttttttttaaatatatttttataaaaaatctaaaCAATACACAAACACAAGGGTGACACTAGctccccctaaaatagaaaaaatataaaattcgcctctttatattttataaaattatagattaGTACAAATGGTTAAATTACATACTTTACCccctcaaaataataaaaaaattaatttaatcctttaaaaattataaagatataagtcgatacaataatgaaattacattttagctaTCATAAAAGTACATATGTCAATTCCAAcctatttttacttgtttattttatcATAACTTTTTTTCTTAACAATTATCGTATCGACTCTTTTTAACATAATGTTTAGAACTATTCATTGTCTATTCTCAACCTAtaatcaacctataaataggagaataatgcactTCAACGTACTTAAACTTACGTCctcttgcattgacaataatactcaTACCAGTCGAGCTGAGAATTGTTTTTCAtaaaagtttttatagtttaacCATTTTTCCCATGCATATATTATACTTATAGTATCGTAGATGTCACCTATGCCCTCTTTGTTGTTATTGACAATATAACCCTAGACTTCACCGTCATGACAATCCCCCATTTGATCCTTATATAAACCCTCAAAAAGCACTAATCCAACCTCTCCCAACGTTGCTAATAATCCTTCTTATATTCGCCATTGGCACCAATGGGAGCTAAAGTAAGCAAACACTCAAACCTAAAGCCAGAATCCAAGGCATTAGTGATCGGTTCAAGCACTCAAAAGCCATCCATCATTGAAGCCATAAAGCCCCAAtgcttgaaaacaagaaagtcgACGAAGAACTACAATGGCTTTAAAAGGCCGTCGCAATCACTGGCGGAGGAAAGGGTTACAAAAGCGAGGAAGTTGTTGACTTTAGAAGACTGGTTATTAGCTTCTCCTGGTGGACCTTTGAAGGATTATTTTAATGGAGGCGAGCTTTATGTTTTTAAACAGTTTAATAAAAGGGTTCATCCATCTTCTTCTTCAATGGAAATTGAACCAAGGGTTAACGATCACGATGGTTTCTCCGTTGATCTGTCTTCTTCGGTTGATGTTTCGGGTTGTTCTTCGTTTAGTAGAAGTCAAAGTGGGAAATCGAAAAAGAAAGTGAGTTTTAGGTTACCGGAAGAGGCTGATATTATGGTGTTTTACTCGCCGGCCGGTGGTGATATTTGAGTGTACTTTGAGAGAGTGATGGAGAATATCCTTCTATATCTAACGTCGTATTGTATCATGAAATCTATAAATAGGTGAAAGTAACTAAGAGGTCCCTGTATTATAGGGATTGCATCAAATTAGTAcatctattattaaatagatcaatttagtcCTCGTACTCTAATAATTAAAGTCAAATtggaatagagttaacatttattgtttaacatagttaattttttaaaataattttatgtttcttttgtttggaattgaataGGGGGACTAATTTGATCCGGTCCctacaatattttaaattttttgacttatttaattatttttgatagtataaggactaaattgattcatttaataagAGATGGACTAATTTGATCCAGTTTCTATAATTTAGCTctcaatacttacatatttttttaatttgaccctTATTATTGTTTTGAGCTAAATTTGACacgtaacttttataaaaaaaattagatttaatcATCAACTTtttcaaaaagagtcaaattattatttttaacgaAAATACTAATGAAAACATTAGTTTGCATGGTAATCCATAGGTACTCTGTGCTCTCTCTTGTTTTTTTTTgggaaattttatagattttttatagattttttgaattttgaatgttttatttttacaaatttttaatttatttttaacatgacatataagataaatagCGTCGTGCCAACATTAAGTATATGTGGACTGTCATGCAAATTGTCATACCAACTTcgctaaaaaaatatttttattaaaaaagcaAGTTGAttcttttttaaagtttgagagttaaatttagttcaaaaaaaagaaaaaaccaatgGTTCACAATTTAATCAGTTTGATTGATTTAACGACTAGACAAACAATAactaagtaattaattaaaattaatagaaattttaaaaataaaaaatttattaaaccgGTTCAACTATcgatttttgtcctatttttttaTCAGTTTTGAGTAGTTTCCGATTCAATTAGTTCAACTCTTTTGTTCGAGCCAATATACCAAACAATTTTCAATCTAATTAATCCAACCAACCAATCTAGGCTTGTTTTAAGAACATTGGTCACATCATCAAATCTTGACGGAATCCAAATTTAGGGACCAAAATGGATCTAGTATCAAGTCCAGGTACCAAAGCGAactaaaaacaaatataaatattaaaatgaacctaattgtcaaattcaatggtaaaaaattatattatccttgAATAATACAACTTGTTTTTAAAAATGTTATCCATAAAACCTCGTGGCtacaaaatgtttttttttttgtgaattataaGAAGATGACAGAACTCTAACAACAATACGACTGGTACGACTCAAATTTAGGCCATATTTGGggccgtgaacaccttaaccatCAAGCTAACACGAGTTTCTCAACGGCTACCCAATTTGTTAGATGGAAAGATAAAGTCTTAATATCACGTGCTTAATCAAcaaattagaatttaatttagtccttgtaaACATTGAAGAGCAAGTTGCGTAAAACAATGtctttcttattattatttggttgatctaataaattgatattttgttaGGTGTTTTTAAGTTGTAAAAATATTTTGgataaattatattagtagttatctaatttttagtaaatttatttttgtcaTCTAATTATGACAAATTACAGAATAGTCATTCAacttttaattttgtctttttatcAGCAACCGGatagtttttaaaattgatataatagtTGCTTTAACTgttaacatttataaattatgtcaatttaatctgattaaaaaaaattaacctcaacatttacacattatgtAGTTTggtctctctctctttgtaattttgcttttctttatgACATCGagagttaattttaaaagaacaagaaaagatgaaaattattatatTGGATTTTTCGATGTttctatttttgtatatttttaattaaatttagttgatagatttattttttttagcttttttggTACAAGGGCcacaaagaaaagtaaaactACAAAAGAGAACAAGttacacaatgtataaatattgaaggTTAGATtgtttttagaatcaagactaaattgataaaatgtataaatattgagggttaaaatataattatgtcAATTTAAAAAGTTGTCATAGTTAGCCTGTTGTcgacaaaaaagacaaaattaaatagttgggtgaaaaataatattaatagttgGAGGACTACTGGTGTAATTTACCAAATATTCTACCTAccaaataattacaaaatttacagtgAAGTACAAAGACTGAGTTGAAAAGTTGGTAGCGTCGTGCTTGTCCTCCTCCTTCGTTGAAATTGATGATGGCATCGGCAACTACCTCACATGTGAGGTCCATTATAAATAGCCACATTCATGGAAACTAATTCACTCTCGCCTCTCTACTTACTCCACCGCAGCTTGCTTCACCCTTCACCTTAGCCCCCCATTTCTGTGCGAAAATGGCTTTGAAATCCTTCATCCATGTCCATCCCGACTCCCATTTCCCCATCCAAAACCTTCCTTACGGAGCATTCAAAACCCATTCTACTACACTCCCCCGTCTCGGCGTCGCAATCGGTGACTACGTTTTGGACCTCTCCGAGATCGCTAAATCCGGTCAGTTCAACAGCCCTTTACTCGCCGGTTCCGATTGCTTCCTTCAGGTTTTCCAGTTCTGTCTCTTAGTTTCTTAAGAATTCTTAAGCTGGGAGttttataaagattaaattaattgattgtaATTTGATTGGTTTTTGTGCCAGCCTACTTTGAACAAATTTTTAGCTATGGGACGACCTGCTTGGAAAGAAGCACGTGATACTCTTCAAAAGCTATTGTCATGTATGTCTTCATGATTGTATTACTCGGATTCTTTATGTTGAACTTATATTCAAACATGGGtacgaaatattaatttatatttctatcattttttaagggactaaacagattttttttttcatattttgggGGGCCAAAGTGAGATTTTACCATGGATTAACCTGTAATTTTATTACTTCTAAAGGGACTGAACAGAAAATTTTCATTTGGGGCAAGGCCCCTGCCAGCCCCTGCACATACTTGTATCTAATGCTCATGCCTGAGACAGAATAAGTTACTTCGGTTTTTGCTGATAGCATGAATAATATTATTACCAAGTATTCAATACTCATACCCGAGTCTGAATAAGATGATTTTGCTGATAGAATGAATAAGATGCTCATACCTGTATTCAGTACTCGTACTGAGTCTGAATAAGATACTTGATTTTGCTGATAGCATGAATAAGACACTCATACATCTGTATTCAATACTCATACCCGAGTCCGAGTAAGATGATTTTGCTGATAGCATGAATGTTATTAGGACCAAGTATTATTGAAGTTGCAATAGTATGGTTTTTAGCTTAATGTAGTTTTCAGTTGAAATGAAGATTAAGATTCATTTTTTGATATTTGGAAGGGAGaaaatttgaccatttttatGGATCTGTGCAGCTACAGAACCAGCCTTGCGTGATAATATGGAGTTTAGGCAGAAAGCACTGGTGCCAATGGTAAGAATATGCTGGTGTGTTTCAGTATGTTATCAGTGTGAAGTTGTTCTGTTTTACGATTTTGTTGTGAAATCTTTAGAGCGAAGTGGAAATGGTTCTTCCTATGGAAATTGGAGATTACACAGACTTCTTTTCATCAATGCATCATGCTAAGAACTGTGGAACCATATTTGTTGGACCTAAAAACCCCATTGCACCTAACTGGTAAATCTTACTTTTgaaagttttaacaaatgaaagaGTGATGggttattttccttattttcgaAACTCATAAGCATGGCTATTCTGCCCTATCCAGGTTCCGTCTTCCTATTGCATATCATGGACGAGCATCTTCGGTTGTCATCTCTGGAACTGATATTATTAGACCAAGGTTAGAAGTTCATATGACTTATTCCAGTAAAAGTATCATTGTACTAGaaatcagattgcattttgccccctctactaaaaaatagttaaattagtcTCTATACGTTAGAGCAAATAGCAAACTAgtccttctgttaaaaattccatccatttctagTGTTAAAAACTAATCCATGTACATCAAAATGAGGTATATGTGGCACGCCACATGTAATTGCCTGGGTCAATTTTTAACagcaaaaatggatgaaatttttaacaaaaaagaccaAGTTGCTCTTTTAtctaatgtacaaggactaattCGCCCatttttttgagtaaagggggcaaaatgtaatctgactcttaatacaggggcctctatggtacttttaccactTATATTTTTGCCAGTATATGGAACTTCATATAATTTCAGTCAAAATGTTCAgaatcattttcttttaattagtgATTGAGATACTAGCATAGCTGTTCTAATTGGCTTAGTTCACTGTTCTAGGGGTCAAGGGCATCCAACTGGTAACTCTACACCATATTTTGGTCCTTCATTGAAGCTAGATTTTGAACTTGAAATGGTCAGCCATTCATTTTATTGTCATCATGTTATTCTCTTATTGCACCTCACCATGAATTATTCTCTTATATGGTCCCTTACTAATCTGGCAGGGTACTGTAGTTGGTCCAGGAAATGAATTAGGAAAAACTATAGATGTTAATGAGGCTGCAGATCATATCTTTGGTGTTGTCTTGATGAACGATTGGAGCGGTATGATTATGTTTAGTTGCTTCACTTCATCATCCCCATTTCTTTCCAACAAAATTTCAATAGCTTATTTAAAAGAAACTTGGTTTTGGCAGCTCGAGATATTCAGGCATGGGAATATGTTCCTCTTGGACCCTTTCTTGGAAAGAGTTTTGGTAAGTACTAGTGTATGTCACCCGTGTCTGACATATATGTGGATGTAGGAATAGGGACCCTAAAAGGCCCTCCAAATACACGGAGAAACATAGAAACAGTTCAACATACTCGTGTTAGACACTCACACTTTAGCCTTAAGTAACATAGGATGACTGTGTGATTCTTCATAGGTTGTTATAGTTGGACTTTACA
Protein-coding sequences here:
- the LOC107963711 gene encoding fumarylacetoacetase, which codes for MALKSFIHVHPDSHFPIQNLPYGAFKTHSTTLPRLGVAIGDYVLDLSEIAKSGQFNSPLLAGSDCFLQPTLNKFLAMGRPAWKEARDTLQKLLSSTEPALRDNMEFRQKALVPMSEVEMVLPMEIGDYTDFFSSMHHAKNCGTIFVGPKNPIAPNWFRLPIAYHGRASSVVISGTDIIRPRGQGHPTGNSTPYFGPSLKLDFELEMGTVVGPGNELGKTIDVNEAADHIFGVVLMNDWSARDIQAWEYVPLGPFLGKSFGTTISPWIVTLDALQPFACDAPKQDPPPLPYLAEKTSKNYDIALEVQIKPSGQKDSSVVTRSNLKNLYWTLTQQLAHHTINGCNLRPGDLLGTGTISGPEPDSLGCLLELTWNGQKALSLNGTTRKFLEDGDEVIFTGCCKGDGYNVGFGTCTGKVVPPRD